The Penaeus monodon isolate SGIC_2016 chromosome 5, NSTDA_Pmon_1, whole genome shotgun sequence genome window below encodes:
- the LOC119573207 gene encoding microfibril-associated glycoprotein 4-like — protein MVTDGGGWTVIQRRIPKDIHEDFNRPWADYRQGFGELSSEFWLGLEALHQLTLSSDYELRVDMKDFEFGSKYAVYGVFRVGPESDGYRLTATHYSGNAGDALSVFHSGRKFSTFDRDQDTARNRSCAREKEGGWWFHACYAAHLNGVYPDEPQRLSSGPEIRWWSNQDHVLVLNSVEMKIRRIKGFIPPSSTPADAEDTGIGVGESAATSGVEDSGVTPRVNPGEDERMDYDYHWEAGNEVITFGDISGDVEDEYNVTDHHGRSDVSPWGVAKTQGNTEG, from the exons ATGGTGACGGACGGAGGCGGCTGGACGGTCATCCAGAGAAG GATTCCGAAGGACATTCACGAGGACTTCAACCGGCCGTGGGCGGACTACCGACAGGGTTTCGGCGAACTGAGCAGCGAGTTCTGGCTCGGTCTCGAAGCGCTTCACCAACTCACGCTCAGTTCGGACTACGAATTGCGGGTCGATATGAAGGACTTCGAGTTTGGGTCCAAGTATGCGGTTtacggg GTGTTCCGTGTGGGACCAGAGAGCGATGGCTACCGTTTGACCGCCACGCACTACTCGGGCAATGCAGGCGATGCTCTGTCGGTGTTTCACTCTGGCAGAAAGTTCTCGACATTCGACCGCGATCAG GACACAGCGCGGAACAGAAGCTGCGCCCGCGAGAAAGAGGGCGGCTGGTGGTTCCACGCATGTTACGCCGCCCACCTTAACGGCGTCTACCCAGACGAACCTCAGAG ACTGAGCAGTGGCCCTGAGATTCGGTGGTGGAGCAACCAGGACCACGTCCTCGTCCTCAACAGCGTGGAGATGAAGATTCGCCGGATAAAAGGATTTATCCCGCCTTCCAGCACTCCCGCAGACGCAGAAGACACAGGCATAGGCGTTGGGGAGTCCGCAGCCACATCCGGCGTCGAGGACAGTGGCGTGACACCAAGGGTCAACCCGGGCGAGGACGAGCGAATGGACTACGACTACCACTGGGAAGCAGGAAACGAAGTTATTACCTTCGGGGATATTAGCGGAGACGTCGAGGACGAGTATAACGTCACAGATCATCATGGGCGCTCTGACGTGAGCCCTTGGGGGGTCGCAAAAACTCAGGGAAACACTGAAGGATAA
- the LOC119573205 gene encoding uncharacterized protein LOC119573205, producing the protein MILNIYSYFRSQDKEASETDISKKTAIASGISLQTLYSIRQEDKEGVVKSPAPKIGVSSWMPVVDDYARACIRREILSFYERSKFPTLKELSKRVKEPPVNLTCSWTTLNKLVKQIGFRNKKLENGRVVLIEKDDIIAARNRYLRLIAEIRKSSNPKPEIYIGEICVYPNRYVAKCCTVDDTTLDPTQKLKRRVRFTIVHAGGKNGFVPGSFLIFKSGTALKETHDSMTHECFQSWFQKQLLPNIPANSVIVMDNAPYHSQFSIKMPAINSNKSEILQWLREHNIAYETSHTKYELIDLVRKHKSKLVHVIDQMAHDAGHELLRIPTFHCHLNPIELIWALLRSKLEENSDTYERNCRVEEIKYALERITSEDWERCLLHATQVEDEFRRKDRVFDYVMERVDTSMSDESSDSDSSGE; encoded by the coding sequence ATGATACTGAACATTTACAGTTATTTCCGGAGCCAAGACAAAGAAGCAAGTGAAACAGATATAAGCAAGAAAACTGCCATTGCCTCTGGAATTTCTCTCCAGACCCTTTACAGTATAagacaagaagacaaagaaggagtTGTAAAATCCCCAGCTCCAAAGATAGGGGTTTCATCGTGGATGCCTGTTGTTGATGATTATGCCAGAGCTTGTATTCGTCGAGAGATACTTTCATTCTATGAGAGAAGTAAATTCCCAACATTGAAAGAACTGTCTAAAAGAGTAAAAGAGCCACCTGTGAATCTGACTTGTTCTTGGACAACACTTAATAAGCTTGTGAAACAAATTGGGTTCCGTAATAAGAAGTTAGAAAATGGCAGGGTTGTTTTGATAGAGAAAGATGACATTATTGCTGCAAGAAACAGGTACCTAAGACTTATTGCTGAAATTAGGAAATCTAGCAACCCAAAACCAGAAATATATATTGGTGAAATTTGTGTTTATCCAAATAGGTATGTGGCAAAGTGTTGTACAGTAGATGATACAACTTTAGACCCTACACAGAAGTTGAAGAGACGTGTCAGATTTACCATTGTGCATGCCGGTGGAAAAAATGGATTTGTTCCTgggtcttttttaatttttaaatcaggGACTGCCCTTAAGGAGACCCATGACAGCATGACACACGAATGTTTCCAGTCATGGTTTCAGAAACAGTTACTTCCCAACATTCCTGCCAATTCAGTCATAGTCATGGATAATGCACCATATCACTCACAATTTTCTATTAAAATGCCAGCAATTAATTCCAACAAAAGTGAAATACTGCAGTGGCTAAGAGAACACAACATTGCTTATGAAACATCCCATACAAAATATGAACTAATAGATCTTGTTAGAAAGCATAAAAGCAAGCTGGTACATGTGATTGACCAAATGGCTCATGATGCAGGCCATGAATTGCTCAGAATCCCTACGTTTCATTGCCACTTGAACCCCATTGAACTGATTTGGGCTCTGTTAAGAAGTAAATTGGAAGAGAATTCAGACACTTACGAGAGAAATTGCAGGGTTGAGGAAATAAAATATGCACTGGAAAGAATAACTTCAGAAGATTGGGAGAGGTGTCTGCTTCATGCAACACAAGTGGAAGATGAATTCAGAAGGAAAGATAGAGTATTTGATTATGTCATGGAAAGGGTTGATACAAGTATGAGTGACGAAAGTAGTGATTCAGATAGTTCTGGAGAATGA
- the LOC119573206 gene encoding KRAB-A domain-containing protein 2-like: MAAMAQDQFEADFREELFQKYQQCPKCLMPKNVYYNTIEELKTAAQNTSSKSRHGYYILQKYEVLQCGDTEKLIKKRKSVDESPVYYVTIEDTYDIIKRAHIATGHGGRDKMKSNLGAKYANITKEALELFKSYCITCQEKRKRNKTAGVVKPLLSSEFNSRGQVDLVDMQSLSQAQFKWIMVYQCHLTKFVILRALTSKRAAEVAFQLLDIFLLFGAPAILQSDNGSEFTAKVISELKELWPQLIMVHGKPRHPQSQGSVERDNGDIKDMLHAWMADNKTQDWSVGLRFVQHQKNSAYHSGIKRTPFKALFGTDPRVGLVSSSLPLEVLERLQSEDDLLARLC, translated from the exons ATGGCTGCAATGGCGCAAGACCAGTTTGAGGCAGATTTTAGAGAAGAGTTATTTCAAAAGTATCAGCAGTGTCCGAAGTGCTTGATGCCAAAGAATGTCTATTATAACACCATTGAAGAACTAAAGACTGCAGCCCAGAACACATCTTCCAAGTCTCGGCATGGATACTACATTCTCCAAAA GTATGAAGTTCTTCAGTGTGGAGACACTGAAAAGCTGATCAAGAAACGCAAGAGTGTAGATGAATCGCCAGTCTACTATGTGACCATTGAGGATACTTATGACATCATCAAGAGGGCACACATTGCAACAGGGCATGGTGGACGTGACAAAATGAAGAGCAATCTTGGGGCAAAGTATGCTAACATCACAAAAGAAGCTCTTGAATTATTTAAGTCCTATTGCATCACATGCCAAGAAAAGAGGAAGCGAAATAAGACTGCTGGGGTTGTGAAGCCCCTCTTGAGCAGCGAATTCAACTCCCGTGGCCAAGTTGACCTTGTTGATATGCAGTCATTGTCACAGGCTCAGTTCAAGTGGATCATGGTCTACCAGTGCCACCTCACCAAGTTTGTCATACTTCGAGCACTTACGTCAAAGAGAGCTGCTGAAGTTGCCTTTCAACTGCTTGACATATTCCTTCTGTTTGGAGCTCCTGCCATACTGCAAAGTGACAATGGTTCTGAATTCACAGCTAAAGTAATCTCAGAGTTGAAAGAACTATGGCCACAACTCATCATGGTCCATGGTAAACCAAGACATCCACAAAGCCAGGGTTCAGTAGAACGAGACAATGGTGACATTAAGGACATGTTGCATGCATGGATGGCAGACAACAAGACACAGGATTGGTCTGTTGGTCTTCGTTTTGTTCAACACCAAAAGAACTCTGCCTATCATTCCGGTATCAAGCGCACTCCATTCAAAGCATTGTTTGGCACTGATCCGAGGGTGGGTCTGGTATCATCGAGTCTTCCTCTAGAGGTCCTTGAAAGATTACAGTCGGAAGATGACTTGCTCGCCCGTCTTTGCTAG
- the LOC119573557 gene encoding piggyBac transposable element-derived protein 3-like codes for MADKPGSSRDIAIPQSFYPKTARASLIERKLVSQQYDSDADGLDLSDDDDVQDPTYRPQLISDDDDDQLSDQDETIILHIEDVDLIDKQESQGPKRKKRKSNYIWNAVARNQLSKDSPTFLEATIDEDDEILSPVNYFRKFFSCEFLDEIVHQCNIYAVQKNPNKPFNLTKDELEQWMGISMKMSLTRISDTHQHWSSECLTESIGAIMNRQRWEDIKSNFHLVDNETVDKNDRIAKVRMMVDHLRAEFKQIPMTEHLSIDEQMVPFKGASSLKQYIPKKPVKWGYKLFVLADHKGMIYDFFPYEGIRICGTIQARRIPGLSFKDDKKLATEGRGSFDEHETDSGGTTVTALKWYDNRAVCLASSFATSVPIEQARKYDKKSKDYVDVPIPHIVRMYNEHMGGVDLHDQLLSYYRMSFRSKRYYMRLVFHMIDITVINCKQMNPAKRGRPSSVVKAFKHRKRKGKATKPIPEENVRLDGVDHLPDYAEVRGTCKMPGCTARVLVFCHKCNVHLCFERSRNCFKKFHTE; via the exons ATGGCGGATAAACCAG gatCATCGCGTGATATAGCAATCCCACAAAGCTTCTATCCCAAGACTGCAAGGGCCAGCCTTATTGAGAGAAAACTTGTTTCTCAACAGTATGACAGTGACGCAGATGGGCTGGATCtctctgatgatgatgacgtccAGGATCCAACATACAGACCACAGCTCatttctgatgatgatgacgatcaacTCTCTGATCAAGACGAAACTATTATATTGCATATTGAAGATGTAGACTTGATTGATAAACAAGAATCGCAAGGACCAAAGAGAAAAAAGCGGAAATCTAACTACATCTGGAATGCTGTAGCAAGAAACCAACTCTCAAAAGATAGTCCTACATTTTTGGAAGCTACtatcgatgaagatgatgaaattcTCTCACCAGTAAATTACTTCAGAAAATTTTTCTCATGTGAATTTTTAGATGAAATCGTACACCAATGTAATATTTATGCTGTACAGAAGAACCCTAACAAGCCTTTCAATCTGACCAAAGATGAATTGGAACAATGGATGGGTATTTCCATGAAGATGTCTTTGACCAGAATTAGTGACACCCATCAACACTGGTCATCAGAGTGTCTCACTGAATCGATTGGGGCAATTATGAACAGACAAAGGTGGGAGGACATCAAAAGTAATTTTCATTTGGTAGATAATGAAACTGTTGATAAAAATGACAGGATTGCTAAAGTAAGAATGATGGTGGATCACCTTCGTGCAGAATTCAAACAAATCCCTATGACTGAGCACTTATCCATTGATGAGCAGATGGTTCCTTTCAAAGGGGCTTCAAGTTTGAAGCAATATATCCCAAAAAAGCCTGTCAAGTGGGGATACAAGCTATTTGTGCTAGCAGATCATAAGGGaatgatatatgattttttcccATATGAAG GAATAAGGATTTGTGGGACAATTCAAGCACGAAGAATCCCTGGTTTATCATTCAAGGATGATAAGAAATTGGCTACTGAAGGACGGGGATCTTTCGATGAACATGAAACAGACAGTGGAGGTACAACTGTGACAGCCCTCAAGTGGTATGATAACCGTGCGGTCTGCTTAGCTTCCTCTTTTGCTACATCTGTTCCTATTGAACAAGCAAGAAAGtatgataaaaaatcaaaagattatGTTGATGTCCCCATTCCTCATATTGTCAGAATGTATAATGAGCACATGGGAGGAGTGGATCTACATGATCAACTACTGTCGTATTACAGGATGTCTTTTCGTTCAAAAAGATACTACATGCGACTTGTCTTTCATATGATAGATATAACTGTCATAAACT GTAAGCAAATGAATCCTGCAAAGCGAGGCCGTCCCTCATCTGTGGTGAAAGCTTTCAAgcataggaaaaggaaaggaaaagcaacAAAGCCCATTCCTGAAGAAAACGTCAGACTTGATGGTGTGGATCATCTCCCTGATTATGCTGAAGTTAGGGGAACATGCAAAATGCCTGGATGCACGGCACGAGTTTTGGTATTCTGTCATAAATGTAATGTCCACTTGTGTTTTGAGCGGTCTCGTAACTGTTTCAAAAAGTTTCATACAGAATAG